From Anolis carolinensis isolate JA03-04 unplaced genomic scaffold, rAnoCar3.1.pri scaffold_8, whole genome shotgun sequence, a single genomic window includes:
- the kctd9 gene encoding BTB/POZ domain-containing protein KCTD9 isoform X2, with the protein MAAPGMGRDDDVLFVCEGEPFIDLQTDINTPEALTGSHSDWITLNVGGRYFTTTRSTLVSKEPDSMLSRMFKDKDAWGNKRDHRGAFLVDRSPEYFEPILNYLRHGQLIVNEGINLLGVLEEARFFGIDSLIEHVEVAIKNSQPAEDHSPISRKEFVRFLLATSTKSELRCQGLNFSGADLSRLDLRYINFKMANLSRCNLAHANLCCANLERADLSGSVLDSANLQGVKMLCSNAEGASLKGCNFEDPSGLKANLEGANLKGVDMEGSQMTGINLRVATLKNAKLKNCNLRGATLAGTDLENCDLSGCDLQEANLRGSNVKGAIFEEMLTPLHMSQSVR; encoded by the exons ATGGCAGCCCCAGGAATGGGAAG AGATGATGATGTCCTTTTTGTATGTGAAGGGGAACCCTTTATAG ATCTCCAGACTGACATAAACACTCCAGAAGCATTAACAGGCTCTCATTCAGATTGGATCACGCTCAATGTTGGGGGGCGGTATTTCACAACTACTCG GAGCACATTAGTTAGTAAGGAACCGGACAGCATGCTGTCTCGTATGTTTAAAGATAAAG ATGCCTGGGGAAACAAACGGGATCACAGAGGAGCCTTCCTGGTTGACCGTAGTCCTGAGTACTTTGAGCCAATTTTGAACTATTTGCGCCATGGACAGCTCATTGTTAATGAAGGCATCAATTTGCTGG GAGTTCTAGAAGAAGCCAGATTCTTTGGGATTGACTCTCTAATTGAACATGTCGAAGTAGCCATTAAG AATTCACAACCAGCTGAAGACCATTCTCCTATTTCTCGAAAGGAATTTGTCAGGTTCCTTCTTGCAACCTCAACCAAGTCTGAACTTCGGTGTCAG GGTTTAAATTTCAGTGGGGCAGATCTCTCTCGACTAGATCTCAGATACATCAATTTCAAGATGGCGAACTTAAGCCGGTGCAACCTGGCCCATGCCAACCTCTGCTGCGCAAATCTTGAACGAGCAGACCTTTCTGGATCAGTTCTTGAT TCTGCCAACCTCCAAGGGGTGAAGATGCTTTGCTCCAATGCTGAGGGAGCATCGTTGAAAGGATGCAACTTTGAGGATCCTTCTGGCCTTAAGGCTAACCTAGAAG GTGCCAACCTGAAAGGTGTCGATATGGAAGGGAGTCAGATGACTGGAATTAATTTGCGAGTTGCAACTCTGAAAAATGCAAAGTTAAAAAACTGCAACCTAAGAGGAGCAACCCTTGCAGGAACTGACTTGGAG AACTGTGACTTGTCTGGTTGTGATCTACAAGAAGCCAATTTGAGAGGATCAAATGTAAAAGGGGCCATCTTTGAAGAGATGCTGACACCACTCCACATGTCTCAGAGTGTCAGATAG
- the kctd9 gene encoding BTB/POZ domain-containing protein KCTD9 isoform X1, whose translation MKRVTLFVNGSPRNGKVVAVYGTLSDLLSVASTKLGIKATSVYNGRGGLIDDIALVRDDDVLFVCEGEPFIDLQTDINTPEALTGSHSDWITLNVGGRYFTTTRSTLVSKEPDSMLSRMFKDKDAWGNKRDHRGAFLVDRSPEYFEPILNYLRHGQLIVNEGINLLGVLEEARFFGIDSLIEHVEVAIKNSQPAEDHSPISRKEFVRFLLATSTKSELRCQGLNFSGADLSRLDLRYINFKMANLSRCNLAHANLCCANLERADLSGSVLDSANLQGVKMLCSNAEGASLKGCNFEDPSGLKANLEGANLKGVDMEGSQMTGINLRVATLKNAKLKNCNLRGATLAGTDLENCDLSGCDLQEANLRGSNVKGAIFEEMLTPLHMSQSVR comes from the exons atgaAGAGAGTCACCCTGTTTGTGAATGGCAGCCCCAGGAATGGGAAG GTTGTGGCTGTTTATGGGACTCTATCAGACTTGCTTTCTGTGGCTAGTACTAAGCTTGGAATAAAAGCAACAAGCGTCTACAATGGGAGAGGGGGACTCATTGATGACATCGCTCTAGTTAG AGATGATGATGTCCTTTTTGTATGTGAAGGGGAACCCTTTATAG ATCTCCAGACTGACATAAACACTCCAGAAGCATTAACAGGCTCTCATTCAGATTGGATCACGCTCAATGTTGGGGGGCGGTATTTCACAACTACTCG GAGCACATTAGTTAGTAAGGAACCGGACAGCATGCTGTCTCGTATGTTTAAAGATAAAG ATGCCTGGGGAAACAAACGGGATCACAGAGGAGCCTTCCTGGTTGACCGTAGTCCTGAGTACTTTGAGCCAATTTTGAACTATTTGCGCCATGGACAGCTCATTGTTAATGAAGGCATCAATTTGCTGG GAGTTCTAGAAGAAGCCAGATTCTTTGGGATTGACTCTCTAATTGAACATGTCGAAGTAGCCATTAAG AATTCACAACCAGCTGAAGACCATTCTCCTATTTCTCGAAAGGAATTTGTCAGGTTCCTTCTTGCAACCTCAACCAAGTCTGAACTTCGGTGTCAG GGTTTAAATTTCAGTGGGGCAGATCTCTCTCGACTAGATCTCAGATACATCAATTTCAAGATGGCGAACTTAAGCCGGTGCAACCTGGCCCATGCCAACCTCTGCTGCGCAAATCTTGAACGAGCAGACCTTTCTGGATCAGTTCTTGAT TCTGCCAACCTCCAAGGGGTGAAGATGCTTTGCTCCAATGCTGAGGGAGCATCGTTGAAAGGATGCAACTTTGAGGATCCTTCTGGCCTTAAGGCTAACCTAGAAG GTGCCAACCTGAAAGGTGTCGATATGGAAGGGAGTCAGATGACTGGAATTAATTTGCGAGTTGCAACTCTGAAAAATGCAAAGTTAAAAAACTGCAACCTAAGAGGAGCAACCCTTGCAGGAACTGACTTGGAG AACTGTGACTTGTCTGGTTGTGATCTACAAGAAGCCAATTTGAGAGGATCAAATGTAAAAGGGGCCATCTTTGAAGAGATGCTGACACCACTCCACATGTCTCAGAGTGTCAGATAG
- the cdca2 gene encoding cell division cycle-associated protein 2 isoform X2: MASLSTHNTCASPKRPSAVERPTYLTPRQSGLGPKQGLESTAKPLDFSTLTAADFGITPESFTKQTKGQSKNVLNKLGRRSTIGIRGSPENNSLIRYIAYQRRARKQDALLQASPFTHQNTFLKDKIAAFQSSFKSPEETEERQIHVAETSKEINAGPHEELEEDQNLPLVCGTLTFEENTTVKSLNGGKTSPDIQEHNIVSPSSKPFHTDTGETTKALPGLLASSAKSGGMILKTTLCKGVSRTPCGKQFSHASDEVNQSATIQKNCKKVRFAEQQSLELFDETKPPVTPVQRNRLSFCSAHPVLKKRRVETGDKEVGIEHHLEHIYDTKDEFSADPGSTANERTTKSDEVIIKNEDLDSDDIPLHKKRVLLSSSVSRGSSPNMSPEKESFSQSDVDRNDNQEASKGTESAADDHLEETSKHSFHIQDPARRITRSSAINQHYSKIEETDFTLASKMQIKNSKHKANKIQKTAPEAKSVQKKKPAAKCRVFGKRRKRKKKQKALYGQRETASKTPLLSPILEVTEDISFGSSYQHTPESCISIFDDSILSDLRGESENGRDENSCILRNDSEDGDSLHSSLCLLKELDMSTSFSPLADDDANVLKNMLPLESPKQKSPKKLKIILNEKEEALNSDYSSGIAKKQQKHEILHSPRAEGTALFSVESAAQLGSESGSMNRNKIPKRKCRRQSFHLLNHSETPGNIHSIPEGNMEELSLAPADSELLHSIQCSIEASFSSTSRRVRRSMRRDKNAEKEGLAWIQIPDSACGIKRRLSSIPQESELLPQKEAISIQLPFLMSEEQENAHVPTGPYKVKKRKSIGVLSAKENNNVVLKAQRSRRASLGYKSDYCY; the protein is encoded by the exons ATGGCAAGTTTGTCCACACACAACACGTGCGCCTCCCCAAAGAGGCCCAGCGCCGTGGAAAGGCCCACCTATTTGACCCCTCGCCAGAGTGGACTGGGACCAAAACAAGGCCTTGAAAGCACTGCAAAGCCTCTCGATTTCTCTACTCTGACAGCAGCTGATTTTGGCATTACCCCGGAGTCGTTTACAAAACAAACGAAAG gaCAATCTAAGAATGTTTTAAACAAACTCGGGCGTCGATCAACAATTGGAATTCGGGGGTCACCAGAAAATAATTCTCTTATCCGGTACATTGCTTACCAACGGCGAGCAAGGAAGCAAGACGCCTTGCTGCAG GCTAGCCCTTTTACCCATCAGAACACTTTTCTAAAGGATAAAATCGCTGCCTTCCAGTCGTCTTTTAAGTCACCTGAGGAAACTGAGGAAAGACAAATCCATGTAGCTGAAACCT CTAAAGAAATCAATGCAGGACCACATGAAGAATTGGAAGAGGACCAGAACTTGCCATTAGTATGTGGAACACTTACTTTTGAGGAAAATACAACAGTTAAATCTTTAAATGGAGGGAAAACTTCCCCTGATATACAAGAACACAATATCGTGTCACCATCATCAAAGCCTTTCCACACTGACACAGGTGAAACTACAAAG GCACTCCCTGGCTTGCTAGCAAGTAGTGCAAAATCTGGAGGCATGATTTTGAAAACTACACTATGTAAGGGCGTATCAAGGACTCCATGTG GTAAGCAGTTCTCACATGCCAGTGACGAAGTAAACCAGAGTGCTACAATTCAGAAGAACTGTAAGAAAGTTAGATTTGCAGAGCAACAAAGCTTGGAATTATTTGATGAAACCAAGCCTCCTGTCACACCTGTGCAAAGAAATCGTTTGTCTTTCTGTTCTGCTCATCCTGTTTTGAAGAAAAGACGAGTAGAAACTGGAGATAAGGAAGTTGGCATTGAACACCATCTT GAGCACATTTATGATACAAAGGATGAATTTTCAGCAGATCCTGGCAGTACAGCTAATG AAAGAACTACCAAATCAGATGAAGTAATTATAAAGAATGAAGATCTAGACTCTGATGATATTCCATTACATAAAAAAAGAGTTCTACTCAGTTCTTCAGTTTCAAGAGGAAGTTCTCCAAACATGAGTCCTGAGAAGGAATCCTTTTCCCAATCAGATGTTGATCGCAATGAT AATCAAGAAGCATCAAAAGGTACAGAAAGCGCTGCAGACGATCATCTGGAAG AAACAAGCAAACATTCTTTTCACATCCAAGATCCTGCACGTAGAATAACGAGATCGTCTGCTATAAATCAG CATTACAGCAAAATAGAAGAAACAGATTTTACCCTTGCAAGCAAAATGCAAATCAAGAATTCCAAACACAAAGCCAATAAAATTCAAAAGACTGCACCTGAAGCAAAATCTGTTCAGAAAAAGAAACCA GCTGCTAAATGCAGGGTTTttggaaagaggagaaagagaaaaaagaagcaaaaagcaTTGTATGGACAGCGAGAAACTGCATCAAAGACACCTCTTTTGAGTCCAATTCTTGAGGTGACAGAAGATATCTCATTTGGGTCATCTTATCAGCACACACCCGAGTCATGCATTTCAATCTTTG ATGATTCCATTTTGAGTGACCTTCGTGGAGAATCTGAGAATGGAAGAGATGAAAACAGTTGCATCCTGCGTAATGATAGCGAAGATGGTGACTCCCTGCATTCTAGTCTGTGCCTTTTAAAGGAATTGGACATGTCAACCTCATTCTCGCCGCTTGCAGATGATGATGcaaatgttttgaaaaatatGCTTCCCTTGGAGTCACCTAAACAAAAATCTCCTAAGAAATTGAAGATTATCTTAAATGAAAAGGAAGAGGCTTTGAATAGTGACTATAGTTCAGGAATAGCGAAGAAGCAGCAGAAACATGAGATCCTACACTCACCAAGAGCTGAAGGGACTGCACTTTTTAGCGTAGAATCTGCAGCCCAATTAGGGAGTGAGAGTGGCAGCATGAACCGCAACAAGATTCCAAAAAGAAAATGTAGAAGACAAAGCTTTCATCTTCTAAATCATTCTGAAACACCTGGAAACATTCACAGTATTCCTGAAGGCAATATGGAAGAGCTTTCCCTTGCACCAGCTGACTCTGAACTCTTACATAGCATACAATGCAGTATAGAGGCCTCCTTCAGTAGTACCTCCAGAAGGGTGAGGCGCAGCATGAGAAGGGATAAAAATGCAGAAAAGGAGGGACTGGCCTGGATTCAGATACCTGATTCAGCCTGCGGCATCAAGAGAAGACTGTCCTCCATTCCTCAAGAATCGGAGCTGCTTCCTCAAAAGGAAGCCATTAGCATCCAGTTGCCCTTCCTGATGAGCGAAGAGCAGGAAAATGCTCATGTTCCAACTGGCCCTTATAAGGTAAAGAAAAGGAAGAGCATTGGCGTGCTCAGTGCTAAAGAAAACAACAATGTTGTCTTGAAGGCCCAGAGAAGCAGAAGAGCGAGTCTTGGATACAAAAGCGATTACTGCTATTGA
- the cdca2 gene encoding cell division cycle-associated protein 2 isoform X1: MASLSTHNTCASPKRPSAVERPTYLTPRQSGLGPKQGLESTAKPLDFSTLTAADFGITPESFTKQTKGQSKNVLNKLGRRSTIGIRGSPENNSLIRYIAYQRRARKQDALLQASPFTHQNTFLKDKIAAFQSSFKSPEETEERQIHVAETSKEINAGPHEELEEDQNLPLVCGTLTFEENTTVKSLNGGKTSPDIQEHNIVSPSSKPFHTDTGETTKALPGLLASSAKSGGMILKTTLCKGVSRTPCGKQFSHASDEVNQSATIQKNCKKVRFAEQQSLELFDETKPPVTPVQRNRLSFCSAHPVLKKRRVETGDKEVGIEHHLEHIYDTKDEFSADPGSTANERTTKSDEVIIKNEDLDSDDIPLHKKRVLLSSSVSRGSSPNMSPEKESFSQSDVDRNDNQEASKGTESAADDHLEETSKHSFHIQDPARRITRSSAINQHYSKIEETDFTLASKMQIKNSKHKANKIQKTAPEAKSVQKKKPAAKCRVFGKRRKRKKKQKALYGQRETASKTPLLSPILEVTEDISFGSSYQHTPESCISIFDSVLDDSILSDLRGESENGRDENSCILRNDSEDGDSLHSSLCLLKELDMSTSFSPLADDDANVLKNMLPLESPKQKSPKKLKIILNEKEEALNSDYSSGIAKKQQKHEILHSPRAEGTALFSVESAAQLGSESGSMNRNKIPKRKCRRQSFHLLNHSETPGNIHSIPEGNMEELSLAPADSELLHSIQCSIEASFSSTSRRVRRSMRRDKNAEKEGLAWIQIPDSACGIKRRLSSIPQESELLPQKEAISIQLPFLMSEEQENAHVPTGPYKVKKRKSIGVLSAKENNNVVLKAQRSRRASLGYKSDYCY; encoded by the exons ATGGCAAGTTTGTCCACACACAACACGTGCGCCTCCCCAAAGAGGCCCAGCGCCGTGGAAAGGCCCACCTATTTGACCCCTCGCCAGAGTGGACTGGGACCAAAACAAGGCCTTGAAAGCACTGCAAAGCCTCTCGATTTCTCTACTCTGACAGCAGCTGATTTTGGCATTACCCCGGAGTCGTTTACAAAACAAACGAAAG gaCAATCTAAGAATGTTTTAAACAAACTCGGGCGTCGATCAACAATTGGAATTCGGGGGTCACCAGAAAATAATTCTCTTATCCGGTACATTGCTTACCAACGGCGAGCAAGGAAGCAAGACGCCTTGCTGCAG GCTAGCCCTTTTACCCATCAGAACACTTTTCTAAAGGATAAAATCGCTGCCTTCCAGTCGTCTTTTAAGTCACCTGAGGAAACTGAGGAAAGACAAATCCATGTAGCTGAAACCT CTAAAGAAATCAATGCAGGACCACATGAAGAATTGGAAGAGGACCAGAACTTGCCATTAGTATGTGGAACACTTACTTTTGAGGAAAATACAACAGTTAAATCTTTAAATGGAGGGAAAACTTCCCCTGATATACAAGAACACAATATCGTGTCACCATCATCAAAGCCTTTCCACACTGACACAGGTGAAACTACAAAG GCACTCCCTGGCTTGCTAGCAAGTAGTGCAAAATCTGGAGGCATGATTTTGAAAACTACACTATGTAAGGGCGTATCAAGGACTCCATGTG GTAAGCAGTTCTCACATGCCAGTGACGAAGTAAACCAGAGTGCTACAATTCAGAAGAACTGTAAGAAAGTTAGATTTGCAGAGCAACAAAGCTTGGAATTATTTGATGAAACCAAGCCTCCTGTCACACCTGTGCAAAGAAATCGTTTGTCTTTCTGTTCTGCTCATCCTGTTTTGAAGAAAAGACGAGTAGAAACTGGAGATAAGGAAGTTGGCATTGAACACCATCTT GAGCACATTTATGATACAAAGGATGAATTTTCAGCAGATCCTGGCAGTACAGCTAATG AAAGAACTACCAAATCAGATGAAGTAATTATAAAGAATGAAGATCTAGACTCTGATGATATTCCATTACATAAAAAAAGAGTTCTACTCAGTTCTTCAGTTTCAAGAGGAAGTTCTCCAAACATGAGTCCTGAGAAGGAATCCTTTTCCCAATCAGATGTTGATCGCAATGAT AATCAAGAAGCATCAAAAGGTACAGAAAGCGCTGCAGACGATCATCTGGAAG AAACAAGCAAACATTCTTTTCACATCCAAGATCCTGCACGTAGAATAACGAGATCGTCTGCTATAAATCAG CATTACAGCAAAATAGAAGAAACAGATTTTACCCTTGCAAGCAAAATGCAAATCAAGAATTCCAAACACAAAGCCAATAAAATTCAAAAGACTGCACCTGAAGCAAAATCTGTTCAGAAAAAGAAACCA GCTGCTAAATGCAGGGTTTttggaaagaggagaaagagaaaaaagaagcaaaaagcaTTGTATGGACAGCGAGAAACTGCATCAAAGACACCTCTTTTGAGTCCAATTCTTGAGGTGACAGAAGATATCTCATTTGGGTCATCTTATCAGCACACACCCGAGTCATGCATTTCAATCTTTG ATTCTGTCTTAGATGATTCCATTTTGAGTGACCTTCGTGGAGAATCTGAGAATGGAAGAGATGAAAACAGTTGCATCCTGCGTAATGATAGCGAAGATGGTGACTCCCTGCATTCTAGTCTGTGCCTTTTAAAGGAATTGGACATGTCAACCTCATTCTCGCCGCTTGCAGATGATGATGcaaatgttttgaaaaatatGCTTCCCTTGGAGTCACCTAAACAAAAATCTCCTAAGAAATTGAAGATTATCTTAAATGAAAAGGAAGAGGCTTTGAATAGTGACTATAGTTCAGGAATAGCGAAGAAGCAGCAGAAACATGAGATCCTACACTCACCAAGAGCTGAAGGGACTGCACTTTTTAGCGTAGAATCTGCAGCCCAATTAGGGAGTGAGAGTGGCAGCATGAACCGCAACAAGATTCCAAAAAGAAAATGTAGAAGACAAAGCTTTCATCTTCTAAATCATTCTGAAACACCTGGAAACATTCACAGTATTCCTGAAGGCAATATGGAAGAGCTTTCCCTTGCACCAGCTGACTCTGAACTCTTACATAGCATACAATGCAGTATAGAGGCCTCCTTCAGTAGTACCTCCAGAAGGGTGAGGCGCAGCATGAGAAGGGATAAAAATGCAGAAAAGGAGGGACTGGCCTGGATTCAGATACCTGATTCAGCCTGCGGCATCAAGAGAAGACTGTCCTCCATTCCTCAAGAATCGGAGCTGCTTCCTCAAAAGGAAGCCATTAGCATCCAGTTGCCCTTCCTGATGAGCGAAGAGCAGGAAAATGCTCATGTTCCAACTGGCCCTTATAAGGTAAAGAAAAGGAAGAGCATTGGCGTGCTCAGTGCTAAAGAAAACAACAATGTTGTCTTGAAGGCCCAGAGAAGCAGAAGAGCGAGTCTTGGATACAAAAGCGATTACTGCTATTGA